A stretch of Oncorhynchus mykiss isolate Arlee chromosome 12, USDA_OmykA_1.1, whole genome shotgun sequence DNA encodes these proteins:
- the si:ch211-284e13.9 gene encoding E3 ubiquitin-protein ligase RNF144A: MSGSPLLAQSVLPTPLKCPSCHQAGARKVKGQCAVCKRCSETLRRVYQFCWACGREWHQSGGTLEGQGVHFSCPLPGCALRAALLSPEVIVDPSSSAQGCPFFRACPHCKAILTHTGEGCPNIICPHCQKEFCFRCLKEECYDYEEEDDDDFEYPLPCTVVDNSQSLRELEL, translated from the exons ATGAGTGGCTCACCCCTGCTTGCACAG TCTGTTCTTCCAACCCCACTGAAGTGCCCCAGTTGCCACCAGGCTGGGGCCAGAAAGGTCAAAGGTCAGTGTGCTGTGTGTAAGCGCTGCTCCGAGACCCTGCGCCGTGTCTACCAGTTCTGCTGGGCCTGTGGGAGGGAGTGGCACCAGTCAGGAGGAACCCTGGAGGGCCAAGGGGTCCATTTCTCCTGCCCTCTGCCAGGCTGTGCCCTCAGGGCTGCCCTCCTCTCCCCAGAGGTCATTGTTGATCCAAGCAGTTCAGCCCAGGGATGCCCCTTCTTCAGGGCCTGTCCTCACTGTAAGGCCATCCTCACTCACACTGGAGAGGGATGCCCCAATATCATCTGTCCACACTGCCAAAAGGAGTTCTGCTTCCGCTGCTTGAAGGAGGAGTGCTATGATTATGAagaggaagatgatgatgattTTGAGTATCCTTTACCATGCACTGTGGTGGACAACAGTCAGTCTCTCAGAGAGTTGGAACTGTAG